AATGATAAGTTAGATTATTGTGAATAATATTGTATAGAAGTCTAAAACAATGTATACAAGTTGCTCACTTACATTACAGGTGCATGCATGCCTTTAATGTTGACCTATCTATAGACCGGCTTAAGTATATTgttatatttgttatatatgaCCGTATATACAACCTATATTTAGGGTCATTGAGAGACCCTATTGTTTCTGTGATATATGACGTATAAATGTATAAATACGGAGAAACAAATatccatgtaaaatatgaaCTCTATAAATTAGTACGACGAATTAATAAATTTTCGGTTTAAGTTAAAATAgtgtaaaatgaaatataattttaataagataataaaataataatatttacaacaaatttagataaatataaacaaaaatatagtatatttttgtctaaaattcattttttaaattcatttttattacaatatattagtattattttctcgaattacatataaaacaaaattttattttataatagggattcaagatatataaaatatatccaATAATCTTATAAACATATGAAATTcatatgaattaaattttgtagattcgaatttcatatgtttttcaaaaattatatctttaaaatttagttaCTACATAGTGtcataaaataaacatatttttaaaatataaatttaaaagattatttttactaaaataataactccgtaaataaataaattatattgtatatggTGTCTAAGCATTGCTTAAATAGTTGTCGCATATTTGCAccttttagaaagaaaaaaaaagataaaataataaattgtatATCGTTTTAGCattgttatgttttgtttttaagttcTGATCAACAAGGTACAGTTGAAAAACTTCTATGAAACAATTCTCAGGATAACAGCAAGGCACAGTTAAAGAGACATATACATGATCACAATCAAAACTTGTCATAATCAATGACTTCGTTTAATTGATGAACAACTCTATTGAAACTTCGTTTAATTTAACTCATGAAAAAGGACTCTTGTCTGTTTCTAAGTTGCAATTTAGGAAAGCTACAACAAGAGACCGAATCTTACACAAACGTTGTCAAAAACAATGATATCAAAAGCAACATTTCACATTTTCAGCAAAACCTTGCTTATCAAAACAAAAGCTTATTACAGCATTTGAGCAGCTGTGTTTAGCTTCTCCGCTAGACTCAACTGTGTCCTTGTTATGCTTGATAGGTACAACAGAAGCAATTGATCCTGCAACAACAAACACAATACACACATCcattagttataataaaatgttttgtttaGGCTTTGAAAGTTTTGCGATTCTTCTTTTTTACCTGGAGACTATCATTCACGAGGTTATCGAAGACTTGTGGGGGTAACTTGGGAAGGGATGCTACTGCCTCTGCAATAAATCGTCCTATGTTGTTGTCTGGAGATGTCTTACCTTCCTGAGAAATTTCATTAAAACTATGAATCAATAACGATCATATGCATCTATGGTGGATAGACTtgtctattttttgtttaaggGTATAATAAGCTCACCACGACACTGTCAACATATTTGTAAACATCGTTGATAAGAGTCAACAGCCTCTCCATTGTCTGCTCCATTCCTTCCATGTCATTTGGGAGTTTGTCAACAGCTGTTGCCTTCAGGACATCATCTGCAGAATCAAAACGATGTTTTCTTAATCAGTTCACTCATTCACAAATCAGAAGGATACAATCTCTAGATACTGTATCAGCAAGCAGAAACTCATGACAAGGACAATACATATATGAAATTGTTTTCGAGAGATTAAAATAAGATAGGATACTCACATCCGACTCTCTCAGCCTCAACCATACGGAGATCAACAGGAATCTCTTGAAACTGTGCAGCAAGTTGTCTGTCACCAAGCGAAAGGTTTGAAGAGACGTAAGCTTTGATGGTACCTTCACCATTAGTGAACCCAGTGTCCACGGTAAGGTGAATAGGGTTGGTGACTTCTCTAGCAAAGAAGTCGTGAATCAGTGCACTACCGCCATTGACCCCAGCACCAGTAGAATACCTACGGAAGATCAATAAAAGTTGTTCCATCAGCTATCACAGCATTGGAAATAATCATCACTAAGCTGATCAATGTGATAATATGAGTGAAACTGAGAAGTACCAGCCAACGATTACTTCCTTCGGATTCACCTTAAGGTGTGAAGCTAACATGTTGTGGTGGTAATCAATATCCACAGCAACCTGCATCCATATCAAACCATTAACCTCAAAGTGCATGACCATCACAAGCTCAGGTAGGCTGAATGAAACAGCTAAGCACGTGGCACAGTCTCATTCGtctacaacacattctcacaaGAACAGAACTCATGTCTGCTCACTCGTTTACACTAATCCTATAGAAAACAAATTCTCACAAGAACATAACTCATGTCTTGCTCATTCGTTTACAGTTCTCCTATAGACAACACACTTTCACAAGAACATAGCTCTGCTCTCTTCAGACAGCAAACAGATCTAGATTAATAACGTTGAGGAACATAGTACGTAAGGGAAGACAGAGCGATTTGTAAGAAGGATTCAGAACCTGATCGGAAGATTCGTTGTGAGGGACGGCGTAAGAGTTGCGGATATCGACGGTTCCGTCGGGTAGGATAGATCCGAGGAGAGTGCCGATGACTCGCTCAGCTGAGTCGGGTCGTCTCACGAAGCAGTCGCAGACGTTGAAGATAACAAGTGGGTGGATTCGCGCTGTGAGCACTTGGGTGGTTGTGGAGGCCGTCGATGACGGAGTCACGAATTGCAAGACGGTGTGTTCGTTCGTCGCCGCCATGGTTGAGATTGTGAGGATCGAGAACGGTGACAGGCGCGAGTCTGGAGATTCTAGGGCTTCCGATGCGAGCGGTAGAGGAGAGATGGATGAATCAGCGGAGATAGATTAGCCGCTAATGGGCCAAGCAGTAGGCccattatttgttttattggaCTATTATGAGATTCGGTAGTTACATGCTTCAAAATCAAAAGgcgagtttatttttgttttaatttttttttaaatttaatttttatatttgtgttttttgtgtaaaaactaaatttttataaaaattaaatgacctaaattttgtaaataagaaaatgattactttaaaaaaaatataaatattaaaaagaagctGTTTTGTGATTAAATCATATCAATAATTGATTTTGGACCAAAATGTTTATTCGCGccttcccgccaaaaccgaaaaagcATTTTCATGCCAAACCCCTCCCCCCCGAAAAAATTGCATATTCGCGCCAAAACCCCACAAaagcatttttccgccaaaaccggaaaatgcattttctcgccaaaaccggaaaaacgcaattttccccgccaaaaatggaaaaacgcattttcctgCCTAAAgtggaaaacacattttcccgcgaaaaccggaaaaacgcatttcccgccaaaactggaaaaatgtattttcccgccgaaaccgcaaaaaatattttccggcaaaaacgcaaaaatgcattttttccgtcaaaaaggcaaaaaaaatgcacattttccgccaaaatcgcgaaAAAAACTTTTCCCACCAAACCCGTAAAAACACACTTTTTcgtcaaaaacatattttccaccaaaaccgcaaaatgcaattttctcgccaaaaccgcaaaaacgtattttccgccaaacccataaaaacatatttttccgccaaaaccaaaaaaatgcaCTTTTCcgtaaaaacacatttttcgtcaaaaatcacaaaaatatttttcgccaaaaccgtaaaaatgctatttttccgccgaaacgtaaaaaaaatatatttgtcattttattaacaagtccacctAGATGAAGATTTAAGTTAAAAAAACgaaaagcaaacgaacatatttacattcagatgattcatctggatgcataaacgaaatgaagaaacgaacaacatATGTCGATAGACTATCTGGATGCATCTTCTACGTATACAAAGGAACAGACAGTGCCATAGACTAGTCGTTGATAGAAGACCACACACCATATAAAATGAACTGGATGCATCTTCTACGTATACAAAGGAACAGCGCCATAGACTAGTCGTTGATAGAAGACCACACACCATATAAAATGAACTGGATGCATCTTCTAGATATACAAAGGAACAGCGCCATAGACTAGTCGTTGATAGAAGACCACACACCATATAAAATGAACTGTATTCAAATGTTCCAAAATTTTCGGTAACTTACAATGTCTAATcacacaaaattaatttatatataaaacaacaacCGTTACTTTCATCCCAAGTGACTCCAGAACTCTCCCAGAAACGTCTTCGCCGCGTCAAGACTCGGGAAATACGTCGGCTCCATATATATCTGACTCAGCGAGTCACGCGACTCTTGACTCGTCTCCGCGCTTCCCATCACCACCGCCACCAACTGCTTATACGCAAAGAAAAATCTCTTCGCCGCCGCCTCCACCGCTTGCATCCCTTGAAGCAGATGAATCTTATCACAATCTCCCTTCGTAGCGTACAACCTCATCACCGCGTCCTGCAGCCTCGGACCGCCGGTGGGATCAACCTCAACACCCAGCACCGCCGGCACCTTCTCCCTTAGATCCTTCGTCATCTTCATCATTTCCACTAGTCCTCTAGACCTAAAACAAAACGCATCGTTTTGACCGTTGGATTTGATCTGTAACTgtttcttcagcttcagaaaaTCCTCAGGATCCATTAGAACGTGGAGATCTTCGATCTCCGCCATAAGCTTCCAGATCCTCTCCACCAAGTACACATCGCTCGCCGCGTCTCCGAATCTCCCTTCGCTGATCCTCGTGTTGATACGTCTCAAGAGGTTTCCCGAAGCGTGGATCCACGACTCGAGGATCTGGTGGAGGACGTAGAGAGTCTGATTCTCTTCGTTCTCGATGTGATCCGCGTACGGATTATCCTTGAGGCTGTAAACTTCGTTAGGTTTGCAAACGGCGTCGTACCGGAGATTCGGTTTCCCGGCGATGTTCTGTTCTCCGAGTCCGAGCGTGTACTTGCACCGACGCATCTCGTTATCGATCGTGCACAAGATCTTCCTCCCTAACGCTTCCGATTTGCGCCACGTGGCTAGGTGAGGTAGCAAGCTGAGCGAGCTCCGTTTATCGCCGAGTGGAGCTGATCGATCgccttcttcatcctcttcgCAGATCGTTGCTATAAGCTGGATCTGATTCGTGACGAGAGAATCCAACCGTCGGTTCCATTCGCGGTGGTTTGTATAAGGTCTTGTATCGGAGCAAACGGATAGGATCAATCTGAAAGTGATCTCCAAGGCTTGGAGAGCCGGTTTGAGAATCGGCTCATCGTTCCATTGCGGAAACTCACGAGACGACCAGAGCTTTTTCAGCTCAGGGAGGCGGAGGTAAAGCTCGTAGGCGGAGCAAGCTGCCGGAGCGGAGCATGAGATGGGAGAGGATACGGGGACCTTGAAAGGAGACGGAATAGTGACGTGGAGCTTGGAAGAAAGCTCCGATGACACCATCTTCCTCTTCCAATCCATATCAACCATTTTTGTATAATCTCTCTGCGCTATTTTCGAAactttttggttttctttttttttttcttttaattcgaATTGAATTTTTATGagtagagaaagagaggaggagggtttatatatagagagaagTGGATAGAGCATGATAGGGAAGGGCGAAAGGCGTGTGGAATGGAATACCGACGTTACTATTTCGAAAGTCAAGCGACGCggtctcttttttttctcttgaattaatttgaatatttttaatctattttcagaaaaaaaaaatgggacTGTGTATTGGATTAATTTCAggataatctttttctttttttggggtTCAAGATGATACGATACACTTTAATCTCTACTATATTTATGATAAGATTATCGTTTTATTGCTTTTGTATTGTTTCCTATCAAGGTTAAATAAATGCTTgttggatgacaaaaaaaaaaaaatgcttgtTGATTAAATGAATTTACGTTCATTTATACAAATTTGCTAAGTAGTTAGTTATCCTCTCGAATTTTAAAACAGCTATGTAAATCTAGTACTAGTAATCCGTGGTGTTGTTTTTTCTAATCAGTTTTATGATATCTgtagttatttatttatactgAAACGTTAATGGCTGTTATCTATTTGGCAA
The window above is part of the Brassica napus cultivar Da-Ae chromosome C3, Da-Ae, whole genome shotgun sequence genome. Proteins encoded here:
- the LOC106420779 gene encoding nematode resistance protein-like HSPRO2, whose product is MVDMDWKRKMVSSELSSKLHVTIPSPFKVPVSSPISCSAPAACSAYELYLRLPELKKLWSSREFPQWNDEPILKPALQALEITFRLILSVCSDTRPYTNHREWNRRLDSLVTNQIQLIATICEEDEEGDRSAPLGDKRSSLSLLPHLATWRKSEALGRKILCTIDNEMRRCKYTLGLGEQNIAGKPNLRYDAVCKPNEVYSLKDNPYADHIENEENQTLYVLHQILESWIHASGNLLRRINTRISEGRFGDAASDVYLVERIWKLMAEIEDLHVLMDPEDFLKLKKQLQIKSNGQNDAFCFRSRGLVEMMKMTKDLREKVPAVLGVEVDPTGGPRLQDAVMRLYATKGDCDKIHLLQGMQAVEAAAKRFFFAYKQLVAVVMGSAETSQESRDSLSQIYMEPTYFPSLDAAKTFLGEFWSHLG
- the LOC106420802 gene encoding eukaryotic translation initiation factor 3 subunit F, which codes for MAATNEHTVLQFVTPSSTASTTTQVLTARIHPLVIFNVCDCFVRRPDSAERVIGTLLGSILPDGTVDIRNSYAVPHNESSDQVAVDIDYHHNMLASHLKVNPKEVIVGWYSTGAGVNGGSALIHDFFAREVTNPIHLTVDTGFTNGEGTIKAYVSSNLSLGDRQLAAQFQEIPVDLRMVEAERVGYDVLKATAVDKLPNDMEGMEQTMERLLTLINDVYKYVDSVVEGKTSPDNNIGRFIAEAVASLPKLPPQVFDNLVNDSLQDQLLLLYLSSITRTQLSLAEKLNTAAQML